Proteins from a genomic interval of Candidatus Cloacimonadota bacterium:
- a CDS encoding sigma 54-interacting transcriptional regulator, whose amino-acid sequence MSDRTVFQSLDFMTRRFPLNRLLNTLRNNSASHLIEINGGTGSGKTYLVKPLLEALGKSYKRVNYYSPHPLFFNQFNRVLRLLCDVENAELDSLLKEHQDRYRTGRKYDFFYFLTERLSQRKLLKPAALVIDDGDALDPYTLDYLQYLVQYASESGIQIVVLAQNRLFGFSEPELIPPLNVDDLQKLLQLTFPEAEPGFVKESEILQKISDGNLLVVEHIIAEMKREPKAKFDISPFLDRSYDPLQIYLENVSSLSAAQRELLLAKFILADDATEQWLRALGLGKTLKKDLEALSAAGLLGSAEDGHPVQKKTSLDTWLKQNPEALSGAFYDKLAELLAKDCEHRQTLIRLMMQKRKYNTALFEGLIQELYLLNDNENLLELYRYQLKNTKKPEKLLAIQQSCAAAHTGLNQMDEAAEHLRQALHICTENSLPAEEIVHMLASNLFAVNSTALALEIIKKYTPDSIDPYWKVKILLLKADILAETEEFETALAELESVVRQMSAIEDKDLRWTVQGEAKKIKGKTHYYVNEWDQSVEAFKEAETLYNMAKDHKGLAAIYNNLAVLYMFQGDWERSEQYFLRSLKLEQELFNLNGISVCYNNLGSLMDDTGDANKALQYLEQALKLQKMLNEPYNITNIYNNIGVTLMDHNEYDKAEEALTKSLQTAIDFGFFRNIVATLNNLGALWFKKGDWNQSIALYEQAIKKSEENDFIEGLLRSFTNLGEVYEKQNELNLAFDLCFKGLELLPQVSDDFIKAELYGNLGSVLTKLHRFKEAYSYLVESLDFFKSINARDKIIEGFQKQAYYFILTRNHESADYYLNQAQKMAAEQNKPFETGKIHYLRALLERKNLAAAKQHLHEAIEIFVETANIYELSLANYELAGVLYDLEEWEKALEILKANKKIIQQYGSIKLLEQNDILTQKISKEYSAQMQDLQFEENLLNQFYEITQKLNTLTDSDVLIEHTLDSLIEISEADGGIFCLHGSETVPDSWDYKLFKNFARDNKYYDVFMNACARVYRSNEIENHKQPRFAPSYNHLVVIPLAIRKDVLGVVLLFSQSGSHYFSERVINLLSALCNQAIVIIENIRSASLEKTHATIREQLHAGNLYANIIGKSPEMMKIFEVIEKVKDTPTTVLLEGPSGTGKELIARALHYGSNRRNKAFVAQYCGALPETLLESELFGHVKGSFTGAAYDKKGLFEIADGGTFFLDEIADISQSTQAKLLRFLQEGEIKRVGATKTEKVNVRVVCATNASLEEKVRAGDFRLDLYYRLNVIRIEVPPLKRRTGDIPLLAVHFLDKYNTRIGKSVQGLSDDAMKVLEQYEWPGNVRQLENEIERAVTLVEDGAFIRARDFSDEVRRYIENQKTISLLSSRKSLKDAMEELEREMILQAMESTDWNQTQAAKELGISRQGLIQKLKRYNLDREES is encoded by the coding sequence GAACTACTATTCCCCGCATCCGCTGTTCTTCAACCAGTTCAACCGCGTTCTGAGGCTGCTTTGCGACGTGGAAAACGCCGAACTGGACTCCCTGCTGAAGGAACACCAGGACCGCTACCGCACCGGCCGCAAATATGACTTTTTCTATTTCCTCACCGAACGGCTGAGCCAAAGAAAACTTTTGAAACCCGCCGCCCTGGTGATCGACGATGGCGACGCACTCGACCCCTACACCCTCGATTATCTGCAGTATCTGGTGCAATACGCCTCCGAAAGCGGCATCCAAATAGTTGTGCTGGCTCAAAACCGCCTCTTTGGCTTTTCGGAGCCGGAACTCATCCCCCCGCTGAATGTTGACGACCTGCAAAAGCTTCTACAGCTTACCTTTCCGGAAGCGGAACCGGGCTTTGTTAAGGAAAGCGAAATCCTGCAAAAGATCTCCGACGGGAATCTGCTGGTGGTGGAGCACATTATCGCTGAAATGAAGCGCGAACCCAAAGCCAAATTTGACATCAGCCCTTTTCTGGACCGCAGTTACGACCCCCTGCAGATATATCTGGAGAATGTTTCCAGCCTCAGCGCCGCGCAGCGCGAACTGCTGCTGGCGAAGTTCATCCTGGCAGATGACGCCACGGAGCAGTGGCTTAGGGCGCTGGGCCTGGGCAAAACGCTGAAGAAGGACCTAGAAGCGCTGAGCGCGGCGGGATTGCTGGGAAGCGCGGAAGATGGCCATCCCGTGCAGAAAAAAACCAGCCTGGACACCTGGCTGAAGCAGAATCCCGAAGCCCTCTCCGGAGCTTTTTACGATAAACTCGCAGAGCTGCTGGCAAAGGACTGCGAACACCGTCAGACGCTTATCCGGCTGATGATGCAAAAACGCAAATACAACACCGCGCTGTTCGAAGGACTGATCCAAGAACTCTACCTGCTCAACGACAACGAGAACCTGCTGGAGCTTTACCGCTATCAACTGAAAAACACCAAAAAGCCGGAGAAGCTGCTGGCCATCCAGCAGAGCTGCGCCGCCGCCCACACCGGCCTTAACCAGATGGACGAGGCGGCTGAGCATCTGCGCCAGGCCCTGCACATCTGCACGGAAAACTCGCTTCCAGCGGAAGAAATCGTGCACATGCTGGCCTCCAACCTCTTCGCCGTGAACAGCACCGCCCTGGCTCTGGAAATCATCAAAAAATACACCCCGGACTCCATCGACCCTTACTGGAAGGTGAAAATCCTGCTGCTGAAGGCGGATATCCTGGCTGAAACCGAGGAATTCGAGACAGCCCTGGCGGAACTGGAAAGTGTGGTGCGCCAGATGAGCGCCATTGAGGACAAGGATCTCCGCTGGACGGTTCAGGGCGAGGCTAAAAAGATCAAGGGCAAAACCCACTATTACGTGAATGAATGGGACCAGAGCGTGGAGGCCTTCAAAGAAGCCGAAACCCTGTACAACATGGCGAAGGATCACAAAGGCCTGGCCGCTATCTACAACAACCTGGCTGTGCTTTACATGTTCCAGGGAGATTGGGAACGCAGCGAGCAGTATTTCCTGCGTAGCCTGAAACTGGAGCAGGAACTATTCAACCTGAACGGCATCAGCGTCTGCTACAATAACCTGGGCAGCCTGATGGACGACACCGGCGACGCCAACAAAGCCCTGCAGTATCTGGAACAAGCCCTGAAACTGCAAAAAATGCTCAACGAGCCCTACAACATCACCAATATCTACAACAACATCGGCGTCACGCTGATGGACCACAACGAATATGACAAGGCCGAGGAAGCCCTCACCAAATCGCTGCAGACCGCCATCGACTTCGGTTTTTTCCGCAACATCGTGGCCACGCTGAACAACCTTGGCGCCCTCTGGTTCAAGAAAGGGGATTGGAACCAGTCCATCGCCCTTTACGAACAGGCCATCAAGAAAAGCGAGGAGAACGATTTCATCGAGGGGCTGCTGCGCTCTTTCACCAATCTGGGCGAGGTTTATGAAAAGCAGAACGAGCTGAATCTGGCTTTCGACCTCTGTTTCAAAGGCCTCGAACTGCTGCCTCAGGTGAGCGATGATTTCATCAAGGCAGAGCTTTACGGCAACCTCGGCAGCGTGCTAACCAAGCTTCACCGCTTCAAGGAAGCCTATTCCTACCTGGTGGAAAGCCTGGACTTCTTCAAATCCATCAACGCCCGCGACAAAATCATCGAAGGCTTCCAGAAGCAAGCCTACTACTTCATTCTCACCCGCAACCACGAAAGCGCGGACTATTATCTGAACCAGGCCCAAAAGATGGCCGCGGAGCAAAACAAACCCTTTGAAACAGGCAAAATCCACTACCTGCGCGCTCTGCTTGAGCGCAAAAACCTGGCTGCCGCCAAGCAGCACCTGCATGAGGCCATCGAGATTTTTGTGGAAACGGCCAATATCTACGAGCTTTCGCTGGCAAATTATGAACTGGCCGGGGTGCTTTACGACCTCGAGGAATGGGAAAAAGCGCTGGAAATCCTCAAGGCCAACAAGAAGATCATCCAGCAGTACGGCTCCATCAAACTCCTGGAACAAAACGACATCCTCACGCAGAAGATTTCCAAGGAATACTCAGCCCAGATGCAGGACCTGCAGTTCGAGGAAAACCTGCTCAACCAGTTCTATGAAATCACCCAGAAGCTGAACACGCTCACCGACTCAGACGTGCTAATAGAGCACACCCTGGACAGCCTGATTGAGATTTCCGAGGCTGACGGGGGCATCTTCTGCCTCCACGGAAGCGAGACGGTTCCGGATTCCTGGGATTACAAGCTGTTCAAGAATTTCGCCAGGGACAACAAGTATTACGATGTTTTTATGAACGCCTGTGCGCGGGTTTACCGCTCCAACGAGATCGAAAACCACAAGCAGCCTCGCTTCGCGCCTTCCTACAACCATCTGGTGGTGATTCCCCTGGCTATTCGCAAGGACGTTTTGGGCGTGGTGCTGCTCTTCAGCCAGAGCGGCTCCCACTATTTCTCCGAGCGCGTCATCAACCTGCTCAGCGCGCTCTGCAACCAGGCTATCGTTATCATAGAAAACATCCGCTCCGCCAGCCTGGAAAAGACCCACGCCACCATCCGCGAACAACTTCATGCGGGCAACCTCTACGCCAACATCATCGGCAAAAGCCCGGAAATGATGAAGATCTTCGAGGTAATTGAAAAGGTGAAGGACACCCCCACCACGGTACTGCTGGAAGGCCCCAGCGGAACAGGCAAGGAACTGATAGCGCGGGCCTTACACTACGGCAGCAACAGGCGCAACAAGGCTTTCGTAGCCCAATACTGCGGCGCTTTGCCGGAAACCCTGCTGGAAAGCGAACTCTTCGGCCACGTTAAAGGCTCCTTCACCGGCGCGGCCTACGATAAAAAGGGCCTCTTCGAGATTGCCGACGGGGGCACCTTTTTCCTGGACGAAATCGCCGACATCAGCCAAAGCACTCAGGCCAAGCTGCTCCGCTTCCTCCAGGAAGGCGAAATCAAGCGCGTGGGCGCCACCAAGACCGAAAAGGTAAACGTCCGCGTGGTCTGTGCCACAAACGCTTCCCTGGAGGAAAAGGTGCGTGCCGGCGATTTCCGCCTCGACCTCTATTACCGCCTGAACGTGATCCGCATCGAGGTTCCGCCCCTGAAGCGCCGCACCGGCGACATTCCCCTGCTGGCCGTCCATTTCCTGGATAAATACAACACCCGCATCGGCAAATCGGTTCAAGGCCTTTCCGACGACGCCATGAAAGTGCTGGAACAGTATGAATGGCCCGGCAACGTGCGCCAGTTGGAGAACGAAATCGAGCGGGCTGTGACCCTGGTTGAGGACGGCGCTTTCATCCGGGCGCGGGATTTCTCGGATGAGGTGCGCCGCTACATTGAAAACCAGAAAACCATCAGTCTGCTCTCCAGCCGCAAATCGCTCAAAGACGCGATGGAAGAGCTAGAGCGCGAGATGATCCTGCAAGCCATGGAATCCACGGACTGGAATCAGACCCAGGCCGCCAAGGAACTGGGCATCTCGCGCCAGGGGCTTATCCAGAAACTCAAACGATACAATTTGGACAGGGAAGAAAGCTGA